One Microbacterium trichothecenolyticum DNA window includes the following coding sequences:
- a CDS encoding A/G-specific adenine glycosylase: MPELAAPLIAWYREAARDLPWRRAGFGAWGTLVSEFMLQQTPVNRVIPHLEAWLTRWPTPADLAASPPGDAVTQWANLGYPRRALWLHRAAVEIRDRHDGVVPRDVDALLALTGIGDYTARAVAVFAYGDRHPVVDTNTRRVLARAVDGRAQPGPPHKRDLAAMEAELPDGVTEAAIVNAATMELGAIICTARSPKCDLCPLVAQCAWRAAGYPASEDLRRKQAAYEGSDRQARGAVLKTLRDAAPSPVPLFAVLPDWPDAAQRDRAIDSLVADGLAEAIDDTLRLPGHPAT, translated from the coding sequence ATGCCAGAACTCGCCGCCCCGCTCATCGCGTGGTACCGCGAGGCGGCGCGCGACCTCCCCTGGCGGCGCGCGGGCTTCGGCGCCTGGGGAACCCTCGTCAGCGAGTTCATGCTGCAGCAGACCCCGGTCAACCGCGTGATCCCGCACCTGGAAGCGTGGCTGACACGCTGGCCGACGCCCGCCGACCTGGCGGCCTCTCCCCCGGGAGACGCCGTGACGCAGTGGGCCAACCTCGGCTATCCGCGTCGAGCGCTGTGGCTGCACCGGGCCGCGGTCGAGATCCGCGACCGGCACGACGGGGTCGTCCCCCGTGATGTCGACGCGCTTCTCGCGCTCACGGGTATCGGCGACTACACGGCCCGCGCGGTGGCGGTGTTCGCGTACGGTGATCGGCATCCCGTCGTGGACACGAATACGCGCCGCGTCCTCGCCCGCGCCGTCGACGGCCGGGCGCAGCCCGGGCCGCCGCACAAACGCGACCTGGCGGCGATGGAGGCCGAGCTGCCCGATGGCGTCACCGAGGCGGCGATCGTGAATGCGGCGACCATGGAGCTCGGAGCGATCATCTGCACGGCGCGGTCGCCGAAGTGCGACCTGTGCCCGCTCGTCGCGCAGTGCGCGTGGCGTGCGGCCGGATATCCCGCGTCGGAGGATCTGCGCCGCAAGCAGGCGGCGTACGAGGGCAGCGACCGTCAGGCCCGTGGGGCGGTTCTCAAGACGCTTCGTGATGCGGCTCCCTCCCCCGTGCCGCTGTTCGCCGTGCTCCCCGACTGGCCGGACGCCGCGCAGCGCGATCGCGCGATCGACTCGCTCGTCGCGGACGGCCTCGCCGAGGCGATCGACGACACGCTCCGGCTACCCGGCCACCCCGCGACCTGA
- the rbfA gene encoding 30S ribosome-binding factor RbfA encodes MAGERQARVADRIRVVLAERLEKGLRDPRLGFVTITDVRVTGDLQRASVFYTVMGDEAHRADTAAALKSATGMLRSEVGKHLNTRLTPSLEFILDGIPENADHISALLREARERDESVAGLAAAAAYAGDADPYVKPREHDEGDDLDEDDDRA; translated from the coding sequence GTGGCAGGAGAGCGACAGGCCCGGGTGGCGGACCGCATCCGCGTGGTGCTGGCCGAGCGGCTCGAGAAGGGGCTGCGCGACCCGCGGCTCGGATTCGTGACCATCACCGACGTGCGGGTCACCGGCGACCTGCAGCGCGCGTCGGTGTTCTACACCGTGATGGGCGACGAGGCGCACCGCGCCGACACCGCCGCGGCGCTGAAGTCGGCGACCGGCATGCTGCGCAGCGAGGTGGGCAAGCACCTCAACACGCGTCTCACCCCGTCGCTGGAGTTCATCCTCGACGGCATCCCCGAGAACGCCGACCACATCTCGGCGCTGCTGCGCGAAGCGCGCGAACGCGACGAGTCGGTCGCGGGCCTCGCTGCCGCCGCGGCGTACGCCGGCGACGCCGACCCGTACGTCAAGCCGCGCGAGCACGACGAAGGTGACGATCTCGACGAGGACGACGACCGGGCCTGA
- a CDS encoding YlxR family protein, protein MDPVRTCVGCRARAPRSSLLRVVADGSVLVRDERAVLPGRGAWVHETDACVGKALARRAFVRALRVSGPLDTQTFESTLQRKG, encoded by the coding sequence ATGGATCCCGTACGAACGTGCGTCGGATGCCGCGCACGTGCCCCCCGATCCTCGCTTCTGCGTGTGGTCGCCGACGGGTCGGTCCTCGTCCGAGACGAGCGAGCGGTCCTTCCCGGTCGGGGCGCGTGGGTGCACGAGACGGACGCGTGCGTGGGAAAAGCTCTCGCGCGTCGCGCCTTCGTACGAGCATTGCGTGTGTCAGGCCCGCTTGACACGCAGACCTTCGAATCAACCCTCCAGCGAAAAGGCTGA
- the nusA gene encoding transcription termination factor NusA → MDIDLALLKTIEREKEIPFDELARIIEQAILTAYAKHISPSGEIPAGARASLDRKTGHVGIFTPVTDEEGAVIGEEEQAPDDFGRIAAFAAKQVISQRLRDIADDAVLGEFRGKEGDIVAGVVQQGPNPRMVHVDLGTVEAILPPEEQVPGETYAHGSRLRVYVTSVAKGNKGPQITVSRTHPGLVRKLFALEVPEIAAGLVEIVSLAREAGHRSKIAVKANDPTVNAKGACIGELGRRVRAVTEELAGEKIDIIDYDAELPRFVANALSPAKVTSSFVLDASTKAVRALVPDYQLSLAIGKEGQNARLAAKLTGAKIDIQPDSILEDN, encoded by the coding sequence GTGGACATCGATCTCGCACTTCTGAAGACGATCGAACGCGAGAAGGAGATCCCCTTCGACGAACTCGCGCGCATCATCGAGCAGGCGATCCTGACCGCCTACGCCAAGCACATCTCGCCCAGCGGTGAGATCCCCGCCGGCGCGCGCGCGTCGCTCGACCGCAAGACCGGTCACGTGGGCATCTTCACCCCCGTCACCGACGAAGAGGGCGCCGTCATCGGCGAAGAGGAGCAGGCTCCCGACGACTTCGGTCGTATCGCCGCGTTCGCCGCGAAGCAGGTCATCAGCCAGCGCCTGCGCGACATCGCCGACGACGCGGTGCTGGGGGAGTTTCGCGGGAAGGAAGGCGACATCGTCGCCGGCGTCGTGCAGCAGGGTCCCAACCCGCGCATGGTGCACGTCGACCTCGGCACCGTCGAGGCGATCCTCCCGCCCGAAGAGCAGGTGCCGGGCGAGACGTACGCGCACGGCTCGCGCCTGCGCGTGTACGTGACCAGCGTCGCGAAGGGCAACAAGGGCCCGCAGATCACCGTCTCGCGCACCCACCCCGGCCTCGTGCGCAAGCTCTTCGCGCTCGAGGTGCCCGAGATCGCCGCGGGGCTGGTCGAGATCGTCTCGCTCGCGCGTGAGGCCGGTCACCGCTCCAAGATCGCCGTCAAGGCCAACGACCCGACCGTGAACGCCAAGGGCGCCTGCATCGGCGAGCTCGGCCGGCGCGTCCGTGCCGTCACCGAGGAGCTCGCGGGCGAGAAGATCGACATCATCGACTACGACGCCGAGCTGCCCCGCTTCGTCGCGAACGCGCTGTCGCCCGCCAAGGTGACGTCGTCGTTCGTCCTGGATGCCTCGACCAAGGCCGTGCGCGCGCTCGTCCCCGACTATCAGCTGTCGTTGGCGATCGGCAAGGAGGGGCAGAACGCCCGCCTGGCTGCCAAGCTCACCGGCGCGAAGATCGACATCCAGCCCGACAGCATCCTTGAAGACAACTGA
- a CDS encoding AbrB/MazE/SpoVT family DNA-binding domain-containing protein, with protein MELTIDSGGRIVLPKALRDVYGLLPGTVVDISAYGSGLQITPGGRTARLVRDDDGRLVAQGDTPVSDDVVSALLDSGRR; from the coding sequence ATGGAACTCACCATCGACAGCGGCGGCCGCATCGTGCTCCCCAAGGCCTTGCGCGATGTGTACGGTCTCCTTCCCGGCACCGTGGTCGATATCTCGGCCTACGGCAGTGGTCTGCAGATCACCCCGGGCGGTCGTACCGCGCGCCTCGTCCGCGACGACGACGGTCGACTCGTCGCCCAGGGCGACACGCCCGTGAGCGACGACGTGGTGTCGGCGCTGCTCGACAGCGGTCGCCGGTGA
- a CDS encoding type II toxin-antitoxin system VapC family toxin, producing MTTSGESGSLTAVDTSVAVALLVWSHEHHERVRAWARGRELRLSGHAAVETYSVLTRLPGDARLTAADAIAVMDENFGAPLTLTPGAAASTHRELASHGIAGGATYDGLVALAARQHGARLATRDARARGTYEAVGVAVELVV from the coding sequence GTGACGACCTCCGGCGAGTCGGGCAGCCTGACCGCGGTCGACACGAGCGTGGCGGTCGCCCTGCTCGTGTGGTCGCACGAACACCACGAACGCGTGCGTGCCTGGGCGCGCGGTCGCGAGCTGAGACTGAGCGGCCATGCGGCCGTCGAGACCTACTCGGTCCTGACCCGTCTCCCCGGCGACGCACGCCTGACCGCCGCCGACGCCATCGCCGTCATGGACGAGAACTTCGGCGCCCCGCTCACCCTCACTCCTGGCGCCGCCGCGTCGACACACCGCGAACTCGCCTCCCACGGCATCGCCGGCGGGGCGACGTACGACGGCCTGGTGGCCCTCGCTGCCCGGCAACACGGCGCCCGCTTGGCGACCCGCGACGCCCGAGCACGCGGAACCTACGAGGCGGTCGGGGTCGCGGTCGAACTCGTCGTCTGA
- a CDS encoding GlxA family transcriptional regulator — protein MSVPTSFDEIEPLMRIAVHAFDGITSFHLSVPLVVFGEVARQGRADWSVSVWNEHSTSIRTSEGLNVGGLSHADVVDAADMVVFPSWPAAGDPPSAVLVDRIRSAHARGATIVGLCLGATPVAASGILDGRSATTHWEGVAELAATCPRVQVRADALYLDHGDVLTAAGTASGLDACLHLVRSRLGSEAASNVARRLVIAPHREGHQAQYIPRPVAEPGDGIIGETISWALAHLDCELSVRALAARALMSPRTFSRRFSAFTGDTPARWVSARRLDEARRLLEVTTWPVSRVASACGFASPVTFRQSFIARYGTTPRSYRQRFGGVLSTLAANPHERL, from the coding sequence GTGTCCGTTCCGACATCCTTCGATGAGATCGAGCCACTCATGCGCATCGCGGTGCACGCCTTCGACGGCATCACGTCGTTCCACCTCTCGGTGCCGCTCGTGGTCTTCGGTGAGGTCGCCCGACAGGGGCGGGCCGACTGGTCGGTGAGCGTGTGGAACGAGCACTCGACGTCGATCCGCACGTCGGAGGGGTTGAATGTGGGCGGACTCTCGCACGCGGATGTCGTCGACGCGGCCGACATGGTCGTGTTCCCGTCGTGGCCGGCCGCCGGGGATCCGCCGTCGGCGGTGCTGGTCGATCGGATCCGTTCCGCGCACGCACGGGGCGCCACCATCGTCGGCCTGTGTCTCGGCGCGACGCCCGTGGCGGCGAGCGGCATCCTCGACGGCCGGTCGGCGACGACCCACTGGGAGGGGGTCGCCGAGCTGGCCGCCACCTGCCCTCGGGTGCAGGTGCGCGCCGACGCCCTGTACCTCGATCACGGAGACGTGCTGACGGCTGCGGGCACCGCCTCCGGCCTCGACGCCTGTCTGCATCTCGTGCGATCGCGGCTGGGGTCGGAGGCAGCGTCGAACGTGGCACGGCGGCTGGTGATCGCCCCCCATCGCGAGGGGCATCAGGCGCAGTACATCCCGCGCCCCGTCGCGGAACCGGGTGACGGCATCATCGGCGAGACGATCTCCTGGGCACTGGCGCACCTGGACTGCGAGCTGAGCGTTCGTGCGCTCGCGGCGCGGGCGCTGATGAGTCCACGGACCTTCTCGCGGCGATTCTCGGCGTTCACCGGCGACACCCCGGCGCGGTGGGTGAGCGCTCGGCGCCTCGACGAGGCCCGGCGTCTGCTGGAGGTGACGACGTGGCCCGTGTCACGGGTCGCGAGCGCGTGCGGCTTCGCCAGTCCCGTCACGTTCCGGCAGAGCTTCATCGCCCGATACGGCACGACGCCGCGGTCGTACCGGCAGCGCTTCGGGGGTGTGCTGAGCACGCTCGCGGCCAACCCGCACGAGCGGTTGTGA
- a CDS encoding isochorismatase family protein, translated as MSEPRRALIVVDAQREYFEGALPIVHPPRESALARIVEAVGHAHAADIPVVVVRHERPGGTVAFVPGSRGAQTHRDVEAVTEGAVLVVKRFSSVFAGTGLAERLNDDGVDTVTLVGFMTNNCILASAADAEPRGLSVEVLSDATGAVGLANDAGSVGARTVHETLMPMLHSNWAAVADVRAWAAAVTAGRSLAPDSLVASAARHRAGTPAARHRTGTPAA; from the coding sequence ATGTCCGAACCCCGCCGCGCCCTGATCGTCGTCGACGCCCAGCGCGAGTACTTCGAGGGTGCTCTGCCGATCGTGCACCCGCCCCGCGAGAGCGCTCTGGCCCGGATCGTCGAGGCGGTCGGGCACGCGCATGCCGCTGACATCCCGGTCGTCGTCGTGCGACACGAGCGCCCGGGCGGCACGGTCGCCTTCGTCCCCGGCTCGCGGGGTGCTCAGACGCATCGGGATGTCGAAGCGGTGACGGAAGGGGCCGTCCTGGTGGTGAAGCGCTTCTCGAGCGTCTTCGCCGGCACGGGACTCGCCGAGCGCCTGAACGACGACGGCGTCGACACGGTCACGCTCGTCGGTTTCATGACGAACAACTGCATACTCGCCTCCGCCGCGGATGCCGAACCCCGTGGCCTGTCCGTCGAGGTGCTGTCCGATGCCACCGGCGCCGTCGGACTCGCCAACGACGCGGGATCGGTCGGCGCCCGTACCGTGCATGAGACGCTCATGCCGATGCTGCACTCGAACTGGGCGGCCGTGGCAGACGTACGCGCGTGGGCAGCCGCCGTGACCGCGGGCCGCTCGCTCGCACCCGACTCGCTGGTCGCCTCCGCCGCGCGTCACCGCGCCGGAACGCCCGCCGCGCGGCACCGCACCGGAACGCCCGCCGCGTGA
- a CDS encoding HD domain-containing protein, with protein MRIADIPVPETVAARGALTLAREYHSPALTAHALRSWLWAEAFARVDGITGVDHELLYVSAVLHDIGTVTEFDNHTISYEHAGGHVGVALTAGAGWAFERRQRVLDVIVRHNWPSVDPERDAEGYLLETATALDISGARPDALPEEFVVEVLTAHPRGALAAEFGACVVDQAARKPETAARRLVDGGVVQKLAANPLERL; from the coding sequence GTGCGCATCGCCGACATCCCCGTGCCCGAAACCGTCGCCGCCCGCGGCGCCCTGACGCTGGCGCGGGAGTATCACTCGCCTGCCCTCACCGCGCACGCGCTGCGCTCCTGGTTGTGGGCCGAGGCGTTCGCCCGCGTCGACGGCATCACCGGCGTCGACCACGAGCTGCTGTATGTCTCGGCGGTGCTGCACGACATCGGCACGGTGACGGAGTTCGACAACCACACCATCTCGTACGAGCACGCCGGCGGCCACGTGGGTGTGGCTCTCACCGCGGGTGCGGGCTGGGCTTTCGAGCGGCGCCAGCGCGTGCTCGACGTGATCGTGCGGCACAACTGGCCGAGCGTGGATCCGGAGAGGGATGCCGAGGGCTACCTGCTCGAGACGGCGACCGCGCTCGACATCTCGGGCGCCCGGCCCGACGCTCTGCCCGAGGAATTCGTCGTCGAGGTGCTGACCGCGCACCCCCGCGGCGCGCTCGCCGCCGAGTTCGGGGCCTGCGTCGTCGACCAAGCCGCGCGAAAGCCCGAAACCGCGGCGCGCCGGCTCGTCGACGGGGGAGTGGTGCAAAAGCTCGCGGCCAACCCGCTGGAACGGCTCTGA
- a CDS encoding glycogen/starch/alpha-glucan phosphorylase, with product MPENTSELRPTHPLALAPVVAPAASVDGFAKQFLQNLNFGQGVTLSASDVNDQYLALAYTVRDYLMARWLDDRATQKTQQAKTVCYLSAEYLLGRQLDNNLLAARLTDIATEALAQCGIDIDAVRAVEIEPGLGNGGLGRLAACFIDSLATMSVPTIGYGIRYEYGIFRQAFADGEQVEQPDAWLRMGSPWDFAHPEAAQTISFAGHTETYDDGGVERTRWVPEWNVLAVPYNMMVPGYHNGRVNTLRLWRAVATNAFDLHTFNSGDYVESVRAQTFAENISKVLYPEDSTPQGKELRLQQQYFFVAASIADFIDNVLPDDFDLDKLPERVIFQLNDTHPVIGVPELMRVLVDEKKLEWDAAWAITQKCFAYTCHTLLPEALEVWSVDLLGRLLPRHLEIIYRINDEFLLEVRERFGDDELLIRNMSIIGEHPYRSVRMAYLATVAGSKVNGVAELHSQLLRDNVLKDFATMWPDKFTNVTNGVTPRRFLRLANPELSALITEALGAGWTVDLERLRGLEALADDADFRERFAAVKASNKRRLGRVLEARGDAAPGDGHMLDVMIKRLHEYKRQTLKVLHIVSTYEGIVSGRLDVDDVQARTFLFGAKAAPGYGMAKRIIHLINAVGEVVSADPRVQGKLQVLYPANYNVTLAESIIPAADLSEQISLAGKEASGTGNMKLALNGALTIGTDDGANVEIRKLVGDDNFFLFGMSEPEVEALWAEGYRPADFYQRDERLRSAIDLIASGAFSAGDRTVFEPLVSNLLYEDRFMALADFSSYLDAQNRVDAAYADQDAWVRSAILNVARSGYFSSDRAMRDYLDRIWHATPVI from the coding sequence GTGCCCGAGAACACCTCTGAGCTGCGTCCCACCCACCCGCTCGCTCTCGCCCCGGTCGTCGCCCCCGCCGCATCGGTCGACGGCTTCGCCAAACAGTTCCTGCAGAACCTCAACTTCGGCCAGGGCGTGACGCTGTCGGCATCCGACGTCAACGATCAGTACCTCGCCCTGGCCTACACCGTGCGCGACTATCTGATGGCGCGCTGGCTCGACGATCGCGCCACGCAGAAGACGCAGCAGGCCAAGACGGTCTGCTACCTCTCGGCCGAGTACCTGCTGGGGCGTCAGCTCGACAACAACCTTCTCGCGGCGCGGCTGACCGACATCGCCACCGAGGCGCTCGCGCAGTGCGGCATCGACATCGACGCCGTGCGCGCGGTCGAGATCGAGCCGGGCCTGGGCAACGGCGGTCTCGGGCGCCTGGCCGCGTGCTTCATCGACTCGCTCGCGACGATGAGCGTGCCGACCATCGGCTACGGCATCCGCTACGAGTACGGCATCTTCCGCCAGGCCTTCGCCGACGGCGAGCAGGTCGAGCAGCCCGACGCGTGGCTGCGCATGGGGTCGCCGTGGGACTTCGCCCACCCCGAGGCCGCGCAGACCATCTCGTTCGCCGGACACACCGAGACCTACGACGACGGCGGCGTCGAGCGCACGCGCTGGGTTCCGGAGTGGAACGTGCTGGCCGTGCCGTACAACATGATGGTCCCCGGCTATCACAACGGCCGGGTGAACACCCTGCGCCTCTGGCGCGCGGTCGCCACCAACGCCTTCGACCTGCACACGTTCAACTCCGGCGACTACGTCGAGTCGGTGCGCGCGCAGACCTTCGCCGAGAACATCTCCAAGGTGCTCTACCCCGAAGACTCCACGCCCCAGGGCAAGGAGCTGCGTCTGCAGCAGCAGTACTTCTTCGTCGCGGCCTCCATCGCCGACTTCATCGACAACGTCCTGCCCGACGACTTCGATCTCGACAAGCTCCCCGAGCGCGTGATCTTCCAGCTCAACGACACCCACCCCGTGATCGGCGTGCCCGAGCTCATGCGAGTGCTCGTCGACGAGAAGAAGCTCGAGTGGGATGCCGCGTGGGCGATCACACAGAAGTGCTTCGCGTACACGTGCCACACGCTGCTGCCCGAAGCCCTCGAGGTGTGGTCGGTCGACCTGCTGGGACGTCTGCTGCCGCGTCACCTCGAGATCATCTACCGCATCAACGACGAGTTCCTGCTCGAAGTGCGCGAGCGCTTCGGCGACGACGAGCTGCTCATCCGCAACATGTCGATCATCGGCGAGCACCCCTACCGCTCGGTGCGCATGGCCTACCTCGCCACCGTGGCCGGGTCGAAGGTGAACGGCGTCGCGGAGCTGCACTCGCAGCTGCTGCGCGACAACGTGCTGAAGGACTTCGCCACGATGTGGCCCGACAAGTTCACCAACGTCACCAACGGCGTGACCCCGCGCCGCTTCCTCCGCCTGGCGAACCCCGAGCTCTCCGCGCTCATCACCGAGGCGCTCGGCGCCGGCTGGACCGTCGACCTCGAACGGCTGCGGGGCCTGGAAGCCCTCGCCGACGACGCCGACTTCCGGGAGCGTTTCGCCGCCGTCAAGGCCTCGAACAAGCGGCGGTTGGGGCGCGTGCTCGAAGCGCGCGGCGACGCGGCACCGGGAGACGGCCACATGCTCGACGTCATGATCAAGCGCCTGCACGAGTACAAGCGGCAGACGCTCAAGGTGCTGCACATCGTCAGCACGTACGAGGGCATCGTGTCTGGCCGGCTCGACGTCGACGACGTCCAGGCGCGCACGTTCCTGTTCGGTGCGAAGGCCGCGCCCGGGTACGGCATGGCCAAGCGCATCATCCACCTCATCAACGCCGTCGGCGAGGTCGTCAGCGCCGACCCGCGGGTGCAGGGCAAGCTGCAGGTGCTGTACCCGGCCAACTACAACGTCACCCTCGCCGAGAGCATCATCCCCGCCGCCGACCTGTCGGAGCAGATCTCGCTCGCCGGCAAAGAGGCGTCGGGTACCGGCAACATGAAGCTGGCCCTCAACGGCGCGCTGACGATCGGCACCGACGACGGGGCGAACGTCGAGATCCGCAAGCTCGTCGGCGACGACAATTTCTTCCTCTTCGGCATGAGCGAGCCCGAGGTCGAGGCGCTGTGGGCAGAGGGGTATCGCCCCGCCGATTTCTACCAGCGCGACGAGCGGCTGCGCAGCGCGATCGATCTCATTGCATCGGGCGCGTTCTCAGCCGGTGACCGCACGGTGTTCGAGCCGCTCGTGTCGAACCTGCTCTACGAGGACCGTTTCATGGCCCTGGCGGATTTCTCGTCGTACCTCGACGCGCAGAACCGCGTGGATGCGGCCTACGCCGACCAGGACGCCTGGGTGCGCTCCGCAATCCTCAACGTCGCGCGCAGCGGCTACTTCTCGTCGGATCGAGCCATGCGCGACTACCTCGACCGCATCTGGCACGCCACCCCGGTGATCTGA
- a CDS encoding 3' terminal RNA ribose 2'-O-methyltransferase Hen1, translated as MLVTLTSTAPVASHLSHLLRKHPDRAQSFPLSVGLAHVFYPEVNDERCTVAMLLEIDPIDLARNQNFRGGATHTLSRYVNDRPYTSSSMVAVALGQVFRSAMTGRSETFPELAAAALPLEITVAAVPARGPATAGLATRLFAPLGWEVTETPLALDPAYPEWGESVYVDLALRGTVRLSDALRHLYVMLPVLDDSKHYWVSDDEVGKLQRAGEGWLAGHPERELITRRYLAHQKSMVDTALDQLASELRLDALDDLSTDALAAPAEAPPSAPLAATRADAVLRALRDVGARTVGDVGCGEGALLVHLADDPAFTRILGSDVSARALAKAARRLRLADASDRQRERISLAQSSITYQDDRLAGLDAVVLMEVIEHVDAERLPALEASVFGAASPASVVVTTPNSEYNRLYDTLPAGAFRHEDHRFEWTRAQFQDWAQGVADRHGYAVEHRTVGDVDPSVGSPTQLALFRKVTSR; from the coding sequence GTGCTCGTCACCCTCACCTCGACCGCACCCGTGGCATCCCACCTGAGTCACTTGCTCCGCAAGCATCCCGATCGCGCGCAGAGCTTCCCCCTCAGCGTCGGGTTGGCGCATGTGTTCTACCCCGAGGTGAACGACGAGCGCTGCACTGTCGCGATGCTGCTCGAGATCGATCCGATCGATCTCGCCCGCAACCAGAACTTCCGAGGGGGCGCGACCCACACGCTCAGCCGGTACGTCAACGATCGTCCCTACACGTCGTCGTCGATGGTCGCTGTCGCCCTCGGGCAGGTCTTCCGTTCCGCGATGACCGGCCGGAGTGAGACCTTCCCCGAACTCGCCGCAGCCGCGCTCCCGCTGGAGATCACGGTGGCGGCGGTGCCCGCGCGGGGGCCTGCCACCGCCGGTCTCGCCACCCGTCTCTTCGCGCCGCTCGGCTGGGAGGTGACCGAGACCCCCCTCGCCCTCGATCCGGCCTATCCCGAGTGGGGCGAGTCCGTCTACGTCGACCTGGCACTGCGCGGAACCGTTCGGCTGAGCGACGCGCTCCGGCACCTGTATGTGATGCTCCCCGTCCTCGACGACTCCAAGCACTACTGGGTGTCCGACGACGAGGTCGGCAAGCTGCAGCGGGCGGGCGAGGGATGGCTCGCGGGTCACCCCGAGCGCGAGCTCATCACACGGCGCTACCTCGCCCATCAGAAGTCGATGGTCGACACGGCCCTCGACCAGCTCGCATCCGAACTCCGCTTGGACGCGCTCGACGACCTCTCCACCGATGCTCTGGCCGCTCCCGCCGAGGCGCCGCCGTCCGCCCCACTCGCCGCCACCCGCGCTGACGCGGTCCTTCGCGCCTTGCGCGACGTCGGTGCACGCACGGTAGGAGACGTCGGGTGCGGTGAGGGCGCGCTGCTCGTGCACCTTGCCGACGACCCGGCCTTCACCCGTATCCTCGGCTCGGATGTCTCGGCGCGAGCCCTCGCGAAAGCGGCGCGACGCCTCCGCCTGGCCGATGCGAGCGACCGCCAGCGCGAGAGGATCAGCCTTGCGCAGTCCTCGATCACCTACCAGGACGACCGCCTCGCGGGCTTGGACGCCGTCGTGCTGATGGAGGTCATCGAGCACGTCGACGCCGAGCGCCTGCCCGCGCTCGAGGCCTCGGTGTTCGGTGCCGCCTCCCCCGCGTCCGTCGTCGTCACCACCCCCAACAGCGAGTACAACCGCCTGTACGACACGCTCCCCGCGGGCGCGTTCCGCCACGAAGACCACCGTTTCGAGTGGACGCGTGCGCAGTTCCAGGACTGGGCGCAGGGCGTGGCCGACCGCCACGGCTACGCCGTCGAGCACCGCACCGTCGGCGACGTCGACCCCTCCGTGGGGTCGCCGACCCAACTCGCCCTCTTTCGGAAGGTCACCTCGCGATGA